A stretch of Corallococcus macrosporus DNA encodes these proteins:
- a CDS encoding sigma-70 family RNA polymerase sigma factor: MATDDLTLVKRVRSGDQRAFKLLVERYQRKVYAVALGMLKDKEEAMDVSQEAFVKVYKYLDHFKGDASFYTWLYRITSNICIDVLRKRRGGGEAVEFDETQDVDLSEARIGALGSRLGTNPQKSALRKELAEKIQEALATVPEKHRAILLLREIEGMSYEDLARTLDIPKGTVMSRLFHARAKVQKILGDYLELDEAKSGVGNE; the protein is encoded by the coding sequence TTGGCCACCGACGACCTTACACTCGTCAAGCGCGTCCGCAGCGGGGACCAGCGCGCCTTCAAGCTCCTCGTCGAGCGTTACCAGCGCAAGGTGTATGCCGTCGCGCTCGGAATGCTGAAGGACAAGGAGGAGGCGATGGACGTCTCCCAGGAGGCGTTCGTCAAGGTCTACAAGTACCTGGACCACTTCAAGGGCGACGCGTCCTTCTACACGTGGCTCTACCGCATCACGTCCAACATCTGCATCGACGTGCTGCGCAAGCGCCGCGGCGGCGGCGAGGCCGTGGAGTTCGACGAGACGCAGGACGTGGACCTCTCCGAGGCCCGCATCGGCGCGCTGGGCAGCCGCCTGGGGACGAACCCCCAGAAGAGCGCCCTGCGCAAGGAGCTGGCGGAGAAGATCCAGGAGGCCCTGGCCACGGTGCCGGAGAAGCACCGCGCCATCCTCCTGCTGCGCGAAATCGAGGGAATGTCCTACGAGGACCTGGCCCGCACGCTGGACATCCCCAAGGGCACGGTGATGAGCCGCCTGTTCCACGCGCGCGCCAAGGTGCAGAAAATCCTGGGAGATTACCTGGAGCTGGACGAAGCCAAGAGCGGGGTGGGCAACGAATGA
- a CDS encoding anti-sigma factor family protein has translation MAGNPACERFVPLLSPYIDGELAPGERVNVERHLAACRDCTGRAADLRAESGLLRVGLDMAVDDVDFKDFAQKVMARVTPEKPPLIERLRLALSEMFLYQRTAMISSLATAAVVLLVALPLVLRDNAPEGYAAERMTVKSIQSYQGARVAPVVMETEGGGSIIWMVDEQEEAPDTVKGAAGQQKKPGAVEGQESSVEPEGEEGQPSPAPSVPPRPTGGAL, from the coding sequence ATGGCCGGAAATCCCGCGTGTGAGCGTTTCGTACCGCTCCTGTCTCCCTACATCGACGGTGAACTCGCTCCCGGGGAGCGCGTCAACGTGGAGCGGCACCTGGCCGCCTGCCGGGATTGCACGGGCCGCGCGGCGGACCTGCGCGCCGAGTCCGGGCTGCTGCGGGTGGGCCTGGACATGGCGGTGGACGACGTCGACTTCAAGGACTTCGCCCAGAAGGTGATGGCCCGGGTGACGCCGGAGAAGCCGCCCCTCATCGAACGGCTGCGGCTGGCCCTGTCGGAGATGTTCCTCTACCAGCGCACGGCGATGATCTCCTCGCTGGCCACCGCCGCGGTGGTGCTGCTGGTGGCGCTGCCGCTGGTGCTGCGCGACAACGCGCCGGAGGGCTACGCCGCCGAGCGCATGACGGTGAAGTCCATCCAGTCCTACCAGGGCGCCCGCGTGGCCCCGGTGGTGATGGAGACGGAAGGCGGCGGCTCCATCATCTGGATGGTGGACGAGCAGGAGGAGGCTCCGGACACCGTGAAGGGCGCCGCCGGGCAGCAGAAGAAGCCGGGCGCGGTGGAAGGCCAGGAATCGAGCGTGGAGCCGGAGGGCGAGGAAGGGCAGCCGTCGCCGGCGCCGTCCGTCCCGCCGCGGCCCACCGGAGGAGCGCTATGA
- a CDS encoding chaperonin, whose product MATKTQKQTIQRKARQMKAKTVKAVSSAGKQAKRVQVTLGDLIAAAFDTVGGEARKVAKVVSSTDMTLATGKHIVFVG is encoded by the coding sequence ATGGCGACCAAGACCCAGAAGCAGACCATCCAGCGCAAGGCCCGTCAGATGAAGGCGAAGACGGTCAAGGCCGTGTCCTCCGCTGGCAAGCAGGCGAAGCGCGTGCAGGTGACGCTCGGCGACCTGATCGCCGCGGCCTTCGACACCGTGGGCGGCGAGGCTCGCAAGGTGGCCAAGGTTGTCTCCTCGACCGACATGACGCTGGCGACCGGCAAGCACATTGTCTTCGTGGGGTGA
- a CDS encoding phospholipase D-like domain-containing protein, whose product MTDVKPILIPGRNCWTRTETHDAGVLVDARDYYRELYRAIRKARRSIVITGWQFDSDVTLLRGEDLEEANGGEVRLLPLLDQMCRENPELHVYILAWDFSMLLAMEREWMQNVLFNWTTNERLRFRFDSSSPLYGAHHQKLVVVDGVMAFTGGMDVCDCRWDDRDHPARSKLRCDSGRDPHGPYHDVQTVLTGPAVKPLAELFEARWAHSGGGEIHLEPVNRDDMTFEATMPAPPGPVAISRTFGKTLLPPQAEVQEIRALYVDAIDAAERFIYIENQYFSSRAIYDALVKRMRAAGRPRLQVMLVLPRQPEALREQIAMGVAQVRLLRALREVASETGHGFAVYGSAAKDEDGSDVFTYIHSKVLIVDDTFMTIGSANTTNRSLGLDSELNLSWEAQAPGDDVSRAIRRVRVSLMAEHVGLAGPAALRPLVAATHMVETLDALAHDGQHRLRPHPLETVFDQNPLFKPLEPEEFLIDPEESVLDESLFEALHKGDDGLFASGVRLLSRWLVGKPCDTTRHSAILPCAPVQEEGGTLGN is encoded by the coding sequence GTGACCGACGTGAAACCCATTCTCATCCCCGGACGCAATTGCTGGACGCGGACGGAAACGCATGACGCGGGCGTGCTGGTGGACGCCCGGGACTACTACCGAGAGCTGTATCGGGCCATCCGGAAGGCCCGCCGCTCCATCGTCATCACCGGTTGGCAGTTCGACAGCGACGTCACGTTGCTGCGCGGTGAGGACCTGGAAGAGGCGAACGGCGGCGAGGTCCGGCTGCTGCCGCTGTTGGATCAGATGTGCCGGGAGAACCCGGAGCTGCACGTCTACATCCTCGCCTGGGACTTCAGCATGCTGCTCGCCATGGAGCGCGAGTGGATGCAGAACGTGCTCTTCAACTGGACCACGAACGAGCGGCTGCGCTTCCGCTTCGACTCGTCCAGCCCGCTCTACGGCGCCCATCACCAGAAGCTCGTCGTCGTCGACGGCGTGATGGCGTTCACCGGCGGCATGGACGTGTGCGACTGCCGCTGGGACGACCGGGATCATCCCGCGCGCTCGAAGCTGCGCTGTGACTCCGGACGGGACCCGCACGGGCCCTACCACGACGTGCAGACGGTGCTGACCGGCCCCGCGGTGAAGCCGCTCGCGGAGCTGTTCGAGGCCCGCTGGGCGCACTCGGGTGGTGGTGAAATCCACCTGGAGCCCGTGAACCGCGACGACATGACTTTTGAAGCGACGATGCCCGCGCCTCCGGGCCCGGTGGCCATCAGCCGCACTTTTGGAAAGACCCTCCTGCCGCCGCAAGCGGAGGTGCAGGAGATCCGCGCGCTGTACGTGGACGCCATCGACGCGGCCGAGCGCTTCATCTACATCGAGAATCAGTACTTCTCCTCGCGCGCCATCTACGACGCGCTCGTCAAACGCATGCGCGCGGCCGGACGGCCCCGGCTCCAGGTGATGCTGGTGCTGCCCCGTCAGCCCGAAGCGCTGCGCGAGCAGATCGCCATGGGCGTGGCCCAGGTGCGCCTGTTGCGCGCGCTGCGCGAGGTGGCCTCCGAAACGGGCCACGGCTTCGCGGTGTACGGCTCGGCGGCCAAGGACGAGGACGGCTCGGACGTCTTCACGTACATCCACTCGAAGGTCCTCATCGTGGATGACACGTTCATGACCATCGGGTCCGCGAACACCACCAACCGCAGCCTGGGGTTGGACTCGGAGCTGAACCTGAGCTGGGAGGCGCAGGCACCCGGAGACGACGTGTCGCGCGCCATCCGCCGCGTGCGCGTGTCCCTGATGGCGGAGCACGTGGGCCTCGCGGGTCCGGCCGCGCTGCGCCCGCTGGTGGCCGCGACGCACATGGTGGAGACGCTGGACGCGCTGGCCCACGACGGACAGCACCGGCTGCGTCCGCACCCGCTGGAGACGGTGTTCGACCAGAACCCGCTCTTCAAGCCGCTGGAGCCGGAGGAGTTCCTCATCGACCCGGAGGAGTCGGTGCTGGACGAGTCCCTCTTCGAGGCCCTGCACAAGGGCGACGACGGCCTCTTCGCTTCCGGCGTGCGCCTCTTGTCGCGGTGGCTGGTGGGCAAGCCGTGTGACACCACCCGGCACAGCGCCATCCTGCCCTGCGCTCCCGTGCAGGAGGAGGGCGGGACGCTAGGGAACTGA
- a CDS encoding BlaI/MecI/CopY family transcriptional regulator — MKKPVGEQELAVLRYVAEHGPATVGEVAERFGEAQGLARSTILTVMERLRLKGHLTRSKVDGVFQYASPVATQELLRDVVGNFVQRTLSGSLSPFVTYLSETEDVSDEELKQLQDVVARLRQKRKE, encoded by the coding sequence ATGAAGAAGCCGGTGGGAGAGCAGGAGCTGGCGGTGCTGCGGTACGTGGCCGAGCACGGGCCGGCGACCGTGGGCGAGGTGGCCGAGCGCTTCGGTGAGGCGCAGGGGCTGGCGCGCTCCACCATCCTGACGGTGATGGAGCGCCTGCGGCTCAAGGGGCACCTGACCCGGAGCAAGGTGGACGGGGTGTTCCAGTACGCCTCGCCGGTGGCGACGCAAGAGCTGCTGCGCGACGTCGTAGGGAACTTCGTGCAGCGCACGCTCAGCGGCTCGCTGTCGCCGTTCGTGACCTACCTGTCGGAGACGGAGGACGTGTCCGACGAAGAGCTGAAGCAGCTCCAGGACGTCGTGGCGCGCCTGCGCCAGAAGCGGAAGGAGTGA
- a CDS encoding M56 family metallopeptidase, whose amino-acid sequence MSPLVTSPWWSSWSESVWRASWQGALCALVVWAVARALPRLPAALRAGLWWLVALKFVLTLGWPKPMPLALLPVEGTAAAQSQTSSMGVAQSQTPTVVIAMRTAPETQGAATRIQVSRTVAPPVEAPSHGARLGAFVRGAWESLRAHPWTVSLAWALLALWGAGVVWKVRGHVQAYRQVRGMRERARPFRHPVLEEEAEFLANEAGLRRPPTLLVSDEVVSPLAAGLVSPVIVLPAKAVRDLPEDALRMALAHEVAHLRRGDLWLGWVPALAETVLFFHPLARQAAREYALAREEACDAEALRLTGAEPADYGELLIAFGITRPPGSAAALGASAHLHALHRRLRMLEHVDVVPTQPRRWLKGALFALGAVVLMPFQVVAKAPAESTAPAAKDAAPAPVKVGTVRQLPEDAAPKPGAKPTVTEHTAKAPGTPADAPPLPALPALPPPTPGKPTTQQFTTHVAPPAPPAPVAPPTGGKLAPVPPVPPAPPARGALAPMPPVGGPRASMPPAPPMLAAAPRPPAPPAPPAPVDIEDGDTFAYLSDGRTMMAGSTDDLYLARTFKQQGKDLLFVRRDNKPMLIRDAKTLEQVRKLMEDDRKLGDSQGALGEKQAALGQKQAALGQKQAELAYPMSQIAAKHAAIASKRAEIAMERARLHAQPDSPERDRKEAELDKRDDSFDQELEGLDKEQEALSQKMEALGEEQGKLGEEQGKLGEQQAELGMQQAARSRENMKKVMAVIDEAIRKGLAEPLPT is encoded by the coding sequence ATGTCGCCTCTCGTGACCTCGCCGTGGTGGTCGTCGTGGTCGGAGTCGGTGTGGCGCGCCTCGTGGCAGGGGGCGCTGTGCGCGCTGGTCGTCTGGGCCGTGGCCCGGGCCCTGCCGCGCCTGCCCGCGGCCCTGCGCGCGGGCCTGTGGTGGCTGGTGGCCCTCAAGTTCGTGCTCACGCTGGGCTGGCCCAAGCCCATGCCGCTCGCGCTGCTGCCCGTGGAGGGCACGGCCGCGGCGCAATCCCAGACGTCCAGCATGGGCGTGGCGCAATCCCAGACGCCCACCGTGGTGATTGCGATGCGCACGGCGCCCGAAACGCAGGGCGCCGCCACGCGCATCCAGGTGTCGCGGACCGTGGCGCCCCCGGTGGAGGCCCCCTCGCACGGGGCGCGGCTCGGGGCGTTCGTCCGGGGCGCGTGGGAGTCGCTGCGCGCGCATCCGTGGACGGTGAGCCTGGCGTGGGCGCTGCTCGCCCTGTGGGGCGCGGGCGTGGTCTGGAAGGTGCGGGGGCACGTGCAGGCGTATCGCCAGGTGCGAGGCATGCGCGAGCGTGCGCGGCCCTTCCGTCACCCGGTGCTGGAGGAGGAGGCGGAGTTCCTCGCGAACGAGGCGGGCCTTCGCCGTCCGCCCACGCTGCTCGTGTCGGACGAGGTGGTGAGCCCGCTGGCGGCGGGGCTCGTGTCGCCGGTCATCGTGCTGCCCGCGAAGGCGGTGCGCGACCTGCCGGAGGACGCGCTGCGCATGGCGCTGGCGCATGAGGTGGCGCACCTGCGTCGCGGGGACCTGTGGCTGGGCTGGGTGCCGGCGCTGGCGGAGACGGTCCTCTTCTTCCACCCGCTCGCGCGCCAGGCGGCCCGTGAGTACGCGCTCGCCCGGGAAGAGGCGTGCGACGCGGAGGCGCTGCGCCTCACCGGCGCGGAGCCCGCGGACTACGGCGAGCTGTTGATTGCCTTTGGCATCACCCGGCCCCCCGGCAGCGCAGCGGCGCTTGGGGCGTCGGCCCACCTTCACGCGCTGCACAGGAGGCTCCGCATGCTGGAACATGTCGACGTCGTCCCCACCCAACCCCGCCGGTGGCTGAAGGGTGCGCTGTTCGCCCTCGGCGCCGTGGTCCTGATGCCCTTCCAGGTCGTCGCCAAGGCGCCCGCGGAGAGCACCGCTCCCGCCGCGAAGGACGCGGCCCCCGCCCCCGTGAAGGTGGGCACCGTGCGGCAACTGCCCGAGGACGCCGCGCCGAAGCCCGGTGCGAAGCCCACCGTGACGGAGCACACCGCGAAGGCGCCCGGCACGCCCGCGGACGCACCGCCGCTGCCCGCGCTGCCCGCGCTGCCTCCTCCCACGCCGGGGAAGCCGACCACGCAGCAGTTCACCACGCACGTCGCGCCGCCCGCGCCTCCCGCGCCCGTCGCTCCGCCCACGGGTGGCAAGCTGGCCCCGGTGCCGCCCGTGCCCCCCGCGCCTCCGGCCCGTGGCGCGCTGGCCCCGATGCCGCCGGTCGGTGGCCCTCGGGCCTCGATGCCGCCCGCGCCTCCCATGCTCGCGGCCGCGCCGCGTCCCCCGGCTCCGCCCGCGCCTCCCGCGCCCGTGGACATCGAGGACGGCGACACCTTCGCGTACCTCTCCGACGGCCGCACGATGATGGCCGGCTCCACGGACGACCTGTACCTGGCGCGCACCTTCAAGCAGCAGGGCAAGGACCTGCTCTTCGTGCGCCGCGACAACAAGCCCATGTTGATCCGCGACGCGAAGACGCTGGAGCAGGTGCGCAAGCTGATGGAGGACGACCGCAAGCTGGGGGACTCGCAGGGCGCGCTCGGTGAGAAGCAGGCCGCCCTGGGCCAGAAGCAGGCCGCCCTGGGCCAGAAGCAGGCGGAGCTGGCCTACCCCATGTCCCAGATCGCCGCGAAGCACGCCGCCATCGCGTCCAAGCGCGCGGAGATCGCCATGGAGCGCGCCCGCCTCCACGCCCAGCCGGACAGCCCCGAGCGCGACCGCAAGGAGGCGGAGCTCGACAAGCGCGACGACTCCTTCGACCAGGAGCTGGAGGGCCTGGACAAGGAGCAGGAGGCCCTCAGCCAGAAGATGGAGGCCCTGGGCGAGGAGCAGGGCAAGCTGGGCGAGGAGCAGGGCAAGCTGGGCGAGCAGCAGGCGGAGCTGGGCATGCAGCAGGCGGCCCGCAGCCGCGAGAACATGAAGAAGGTCATGGCCGTCATCGACGAGGCCATCCGCAAGGGCCTGGCCGAGCCCCTGCCCACCTGA
- a CDS encoding aldehyde dehydrogenase, translating into MSAAVPQFTSRTTIDILVRRVREGSSAWAKLALTERIRLLESLRHAYVAIAEPSVRAACEAKGIDPGGPLAGEEWLAGPMVVVRTLRLLSESLKDIQKHGVPVIPRKHLRTLEDGRLAARLFPKDRLEGMLLPATTGEVYFQPGVTADNLRDHQASFYKKPHKGRVCAVLGGGNVNSIPPLDCLYKLFVEGTVCVLKMNPVNAYLGPFLEQAFAPLVARDALAIVYGGAEEGAQLVHHAAVDEVHITGSDKTHDALVWGPPGPESDERRRKNEPLLAKHVSSELGNISPVVVVPGPYSDGELRFQADDIAGMVSNNASFNCNAAKLLVQPKDWARRGALVDRIQASLGQAPVRRAYYPGAQERWHQFTDARANLRLVGNPGEGDLAYALIPDVDPAKTDDRVFRNEPWCTVLSETGLPGSDEPVAFLEAAVAFLNEKVWGTLNAMLIVHPKTMRDPRVREAVEKAVRELRYGTVALNTWPAAGYALGSLPWGGHPSATPRDIQSGQGWVHNTFMLESIEKAVLRAPITSLIPPPWVPGHKSMAELSRRLTEFEQSPSWWKLPGVALAALRR; encoded by the coding sequence ATGTCCGCCGCCGTCCCGCAGTTCACGTCACGCACCACCATCGACATCCTGGTGCGCCGGGTCCGTGAGGGCTCGAGCGCGTGGGCGAAGCTCGCCCTGACGGAGCGCATCCGGCTCCTGGAGAGCCTGCGCCACGCGTACGTCGCCATCGCGGAGCCCAGCGTGCGCGCGGCCTGCGAGGCGAAGGGAATCGACCCTGGCGGTCCACTCGCGGGTGAGGAGTGGCTCGCCGGGCCCATGGTGGTGGTGCGCACGCTGCGCCTGCTGTCCGAATCGCTCAAGGACATCCAGAAGCACGGCGTGCCCGTCATCCCCCGGAAGCACCTGCGCACGCTGGAGGACGGCCGGCTCGCCGCGCGCCTGTTCCCCAAGGACAGGCTGGAGGGGATGCTGCTGCCCGCCACCACGGGCGAGGTCTACTTCCAGCCCGGCGTCACCGCGGACAACCTGCGCGACCACCAGGCGTCCTTCTACAAGAAGCCCCACAAGGGCCGCGTCTGCGCGGTGCTGGGCGGCGGCAACGTCAACTCCATCCCGCCCCTGGACTGCCTCTACAAGCTCTTCGTCGAGGGCACCGTCTGCGTGCTCAAGATGAACCCCGTCAACGCGTACCTGGGCCCGTTCCTGGAGCAGGCCTTCGCCCCGCTCGTCGCGCGCGACGCGCTGGCCATCGTGTACGGCGGCGCGGAGGAGGGCGCGCAGCTGGTCCACCACGCCGCGGTGGACGAGGTGCACATCACCGGCAGCGACAAGACCCACGACGCGCTCGTGTGGGGCCCGCCCGGCCCGGAGTCCGACGAGCGCCGGCGCAAGAACGAGCCGCTGCTCGCGAAGCACGTCTCCAGCGAGCTGGGGAACATCTCCCCCGTGGTGGTGGTGCCGGGGCCATACTCGGACGGCGAGCTGCGCTTCCAGGCGGACGACATCGCCGGCATGGTGTCCAACAACGCGTCCTTCAACTGCAACGCGGCGAAGCTGCTGGTGCAGCCGAAGGACTGGGCCCGGCGCGGCGCGCTGGTGGACCGCATCCAGGCCAGCCTGGGCCAGGCGCCCGTGCGCCGCGCGTACTACCCGGGCGCGCAGGAGCGCTGGCACCAGTTCACGGACGCGCGAGCGAACCTGCGGCTCGTGGGCAACCCGGGAGAGGGCGACCTGGCCTACGCGCTGATTCCGGACGTGGACCCCGCGAAGACGGACGACCGCGTGTTCCGCAACGAGCCCTGGTGCACGGTGCTGTCGGAGACGGGCCTGCCGGGCTCGGACGAACCGGTGGCCTTCCTGGAGGCGGCGGTCGCGTTCCTCAACGAGAAGGTGTGGGGCACCCTCAACGCGATGCTCATCGTCCATCCGAAGACGATGCGGGACCCCCGCGTGCGCGAGGCGGTGGAGAAGGCGGTGCGCGAGCTGCGCTACGGCACCGTCGCCCTCAACACCTGGCCCGCCGCGGGCTACGCGCTGGGCAGCCTGCCCTGGGGTGGCCACCCGTCCGCGACGCCCCGGGACATCCAGAGCGGGCAGGGCTGGGTGCACAACACGTTCATGCTGGAGTCCATCGAGAAGGCCGTCCTGCGCGCCCCCATCACGTCCCTCATCCCGCCCCCGTGGGTGCCGGGTCACAAGAGTATGGCGGAGCTGTCACGCCGGTTGACGGAATTCGAGCAGTCCCCGTCCTGGTGGAAGCTGCCCGGTGTCGCCCTGGCGGCGCTGCGCCGGTAG
- a CDS encoding tetratricopeptide repeat protein → MASRYAQEGGQLLQQGQPMEAVKSFQKGLSIDPKDVDCLMGLVRTHLSTGAAKDAEGAVTRLLQVQPDNAEAQAHLAMLKAQAGDPVALVTLKALAAAPTAGYFERFNLGTLLAERGDLEGAKAAFEAAQVVAPHSAYPHFELGRIAVQRKDTAAAVTHFQQAAALAPQEALPHLMLSRAHAASGAVGLAIAAATRALEHAQERTRVAVLQDLLRLYLQANSQDAARRTILELRELEPTQVRYIHLHGLACMLAGDLAQAKVLFNEALEHAPNQWDIRHSLAQAHEALGERPEARKQLEEAVAAAPHEPGPTNDLVRLLMGDKDHARARMLLERVLERNPQDALTHLNLARATQPFDRAEATRHARQAQTLGADAVVKDEAAQLLTELGG, encoded by the coding sequence ATGGCATCCAGGTACGCGCAAGAGGGTGGGCAGTTGCTGCAGCAGGGCCAGCCCATGGAGGCGGTGAAGAGCTTCCAGAAGGGCCTCTCCATCGACCCGAAGGACGTGGACTGTCTGATGGGCCTGGTGCGCACCCACCTGAGCACCGGCGCCGCGAAGGACGCGGAAGGCGCCGTGACGCGCCTGTTGCAGGTGCAGCCGGACAACGCGGAGGCGCAGGCGCACCTGGCCATGCTCAAGGCGCAGGCCGGGGACCCGGTGGCGCTGGTGACGCTCAAGGCGCTGGCCGCCGCGCCCACCGCGGGCTACTTCGAGCGCTTCAACCTGGGCACGCTCCTGGCCGAGCGCGGCGACCTGGAGGGCGCGAAGGCCGCCTTCGAGGCCGCGCAGGTGGTGGCGCCCCACAGCGCCTATCCGCACTTCGAGCTGGGCCGCATCGCCGTGCAGCGCAAGGACACGGCGGCGGCGGTCACGCACTTCCAGCAGGCCGCGGCGCTGGCGCCCCAGGAGGCACTGCCGCACCTGATGCTGTCGCGCGCGCACGCGGCCAGCGGCGCCGTCGGGCTGGCCATCGCGGCGGCCACCCGCGCGCTGGAGCACGCGCAGGAGCGCACGCGCGTGGCGGTGCTGCAGGACCTCTTGCGCCTCTACCTCCAGGCCAACAGCCAGGACGCGGCCCGCCGCACCATCCTGGAGCTGCGCGAGCTGGAGCCCACGCAGGTCCGCTACATCCACCTGCACGGCCTGGCCTGCATGCTGGCCGGGGACCTGGCGCAGGCGAAGGTCCTCTTCAACGAAGCCCTGGAGCACGCCCCGAACCAGTGGGACATCCGCCACTCGCTGGCGCAGGCGCACGAGGCGCTGGGCGAGCGCCCCGAGGCCCGCAAGCAACTGGAGGAAGCCGTGGCGGCGGCGCCGCACGAGCCCGGCCCCACCAACGACCTGGTGCGCCTGTTGATGGGCGACAAGGACCACGCGCGGGCCCGCATGCTGCTGGAGCGGGTGCTGGAGAGAAACCCCCAGGACGCGCTCACGCACCTGAACCTGGCGCGCGCCACCCAGCCGTTCGACCGGGCGGAAGCCACCCGGCACGCCCGGCAGGCACAGACGCTGGGCGCGGACGCCGTCGTGAAGGACGAGGCGGCGCAGCTCCTCACCGAACTGGGCGGTTGA
- a CDS encoding SDR family oxidoreductase: MTTKHTALVLGATGIIGRNLLTYLDTRPDWKVKAVSRRAPDFATRAEVKSLDLQSPDSLASAAEWLRDVTHVFFAAYQEHPDPADLSRINVALLRNIVEAVEKHAPGFRHVSFIQGGKAYGAQFGLYKTPAKETDPRHFPPNFYYDQEDYLRDASQGRRWSWTALRPDMMMGLAVGNPMNLGNLIGVYASLCKTLRVPLRFPSTPRAYSILANVTDATVLAKAMEWSALNEACAGEIFNITNGDVFRWSQVFPRIADAFGIPCADPQPFSLTEAMKDKSPVWEALTQRHGLHPHGLKKLANWAFGDFIFGVENDAFFDVNKARRFGFQEMHLDSTEAMVALMRQLQAEKLIPA; the protein is encoded by the coding sequence ATGACGACGAAGCACACCGCGCTGGTGCTGGGCGCCACCGGCATCATTGGCCGCAACCTCCTCACGTACCTGGACACGCGGCCGGACTGGAAGGTGAAGGCCGTGTCGCGCCGCGCGCCGGACTTCGCCACGCGCGCGGAGGTGAAGTCGCTGGACCTCCAGTCGCCGGACTCGCTGGCCAGCGCGGCGGAGTGGCTGCGCGACGTCACGCACGTCTTCTTCGCCGCGTACCAGGAGCACCCGGACCCGGCGGACCTCAGCCGCATCAACGTGGCGCTCCTGCGCAACATCGTGGAGGCGGTGGAGAAGCACGCGCCGGGCTTCCGCCACGTGTCCTTCATCCAGGGCGGCAAGGCGTACGGCGCGCAGTTCGGCCTCTACAAGACGCCCGCCAAGGAGACCGACCCGCGCCACTTCCCGCCGAACTTCTACTACGACCAGGAGGACTACCTGCGGGACGCGTCCCAGGGCCGGCGCTGGAGCTGGACCGCCCTCAGGCCCGACATGATGATGGGCCTCGCCGTGGGCAACCCCATGAACCTGGGCAACCTCATCGGCGTCTATGCGTCGCTGTGCAAGACGCTGCGCGTTCCCCTGCGCTTCCCGTCCACGCCTCGCGCGTACTCCATCCTGGCCAACGTGACGGACGCCACGGTGCTGGCCAAGGCCATGGAGTGGTCCGCCCTCAACGAGGCGTGCGCGGGTGAAATCTTCAACATCACCAACGGCGACGTCTTCCGCTGGAGCCAGGTCTTCCCGCGCATCGCGGACGCGTTCGGCATCCCGTGCGCGGATCCGCAGCCCTTCTCCCTGACGGAGGCCATGAAGGACAAGTCGCCCGTCTGGGAGGCGCTCACGCAGCGCCACGGCCTGCACCCGCACGGCCTGAAGAAGCTGGCCAACTGGGCCTTCGGCGACTTCATCTTCGGCGTGGAGAACGACGCCTTCTTCGACGTGAACAAGGCCCGCCGCTTCGGCTTCCAGGAGATGCACCTGGACAGCACGGAGGCCATGGTCGCGCTGATGCGGCAGCTCCAGGCGGAGAAGCTCATCCCCGCCTGA